One Megamonas hypermegale genomic window carries:
- a CDS encoding cell division protein ZapA produces the protein MSDKVNNKVTVEIFGVKYPLKGVNDVESIQMAAKMVDEKMRALLRQNQYLPPDRIAMLTALDLADQLISLKKDYDEFWNILEENRSDKKNT, from the coding sequence ATGAGTGATAAAGTGAATAATAAGGTAACTGTGGAAATTTTTGGTGTAAAATATCCACTTAAAGGTGTAAACGATGTTGAAAGTATTCAAATGGCAGCAAAAATGGTTGATGAAAAAATGCGTGCCTTGTTGCGTCAAAATCAATATCTTCCACCAGATAGAATTGCTATGCTTACAGCACTTGATTTAGCAGACCAGTTAATAAGCTTAAAAAAAGATTATGATGAATTTTGGAATATTTTAGAAGAAAATCGTTCTGATAAAAAAAATACATAA
- a CDS encoding DUF3656 domain-containing U32 family peptidase — MIELLAPAGSIEALKAAVESGADAVYLSGQMFGARAYANNFDEQGLKEAIEFAHLRNVKIHVTVNTLVDNAEIPELVEYLRYLYEVGADAILVQDFGVAKIAHEIVPDLPMHASTQMTVNNLAGVLALQELGFSRVVLSREVTLKDIRHICRNCNVEIEVFAHGALCVCYSGQCLMSSMIGGRSGNRGRCAQPCRLPYSLVDKNGQNVLKDAGQYLLSPRDMNTIELIPDLIEAGVASLKLEGRMKKPEYVAVVVNSYRQKIDAFYQKTDLVEDVQKNLSQIFNRDFTTAYLEKKQGKFMMSDKRPNNRGRLIGRVVRYDDKLRRAIIKLTEDIAIGDTIDFWVKVGGRVNTNISNIFVKNKEVTEATSGMEVSIPVPGRVHPHDRVFKVFDAKLMQKARAFFTTNAPVRRVALDIEAIAKQGQPFKLKAVDENGYSAESTSDFIVETALKRATDKQAIEKQMNRLGTTIYELRDLTCDIDDNIIVPMSVMNDTRRVLVEKLMNLRLKAYERPQSVVMDNKLWQQDFKQNNNEIVQLKLVVAVDTLAKVQTAVKNGADIVLFGGDSYQHEFITPDMYRQAEQICHENNCKIAFGTPRIMRDNEQTAFTKWLENIKDLSVDAIYAHSLAQMYLIRKVSDVPVYADYSFNTYNDATISFLANYGIQGATVSPELNFKQIKTLSKASVLPLECIVHGNMELMVSEYCVLGSFLGNLDKGTCTKPCEKNRYWLCDRKNEKFPIVTDQFCHMHLLNAKKLNMLAHLPEFKESGINRVRIDGRYMGDKELATFTKLYKEVLIEGKNHIALMPENITKYEVDITRGHYFRGVE; from the coding sequence TTGATTGAATTATTAGCACCTGCGGGAAGTATAGAAGCTTTAAAAGCTGCTGTTGAAAGTGGCGCCGATGCTGTATATCTTTCTGGACAAATGTTTGGCGCGAGAGCATATGCCAATAATTTTGATGAACAGGGATTAAAAGAAGCAATTGAATTTGCACATTTACGCAATGTAAAAATTCATGTAACTGTAAATACATTAGTTGATAATGCTGAGATACCTGAACTTGTTGAATATCTGCGTTATTTATATGAAGTAGGCGCTGATGCTATACTAGTGCAGGATTTTGGCGTTGCTAAAATAGCTCATGAAATTGTGCCTGATTTGCCGATGCATGCAAGCACACAGATGACAGTCAATAATTTAGCTGGAGTTTTAGCTTTGCAAGAATTAGGTTTTTCACGTGTAGTATTATCGCGTGAAGTGACGCTTAAAGACATTCGTCATATTTGTCGTAATTGCAATGTTGAAATCGAAGTATTCGCGCACGGCGCATTATGCGTATGTTATTCTGGTCAATGTTTGATGAGCAGTATGATTGGTGGAAGAAGTGGTAATCGTGGTCGTTGTGCCCAGCCTTGCCGTCTGCCGTATTCTTTAGTTGATAAAAATGGTCAAAACGTATTAAAAGATGCTGGTCAATACTTATTAAGTCCACGCGATATGAATACGATTGAATTAATTCCAGATTTAATTGAAGCAGGTGTTGCTTCTTTAAAATTAGAAGGACGCATGAAAAAACCAGAATATGTAGCTGTCGTTGTAAATTCATATCGTCAAAAAATCGATGCATTTTATCAAAAAACAGATTTAGTGGAAGATGTACAAAAAAATCTATCACAGATTTTCAATCGTGATTTTACTACAGCTTATTTAGAGAAAAAACAGGGTAAATTCATGATGAGTGATAAACGACCAAATAACCGCGGTCGTCTTATCGGTCGAGTTGTGCGCTATGATGATAAATTGCGCCGTGCCATCATTAAATTAACAGAAGATATAGCTATCGGCGATACGATTGATTTCTGGGTAAAAGTCGGCGGTCGTGTCAATACAAATATAAGCAATATTTTTGTCAAAAATAAAGAAGTAACCGAAGCTACTAGCGGTATGGAAGTTTCTATACCTGTACCAGGTAGAGTTCACCCACACGATAGAGTATTTAAAGTATTTGACGCGAAATTAATGCAAAAAGCTAGAGCTTTCTTCACTACTAATGCACCAGTACGTCGCGTTGCACTCGATATTGAAGCTATAGCTAAACAAGGTCAACCGTTTAAGCTTAAAGCTGTAGATGAAAATGGCTACAGTGCAGAATCTACAAGCGATTTTATCGTTGAAACAGCTTTAAAGAGAGCTACTGATAAACAAGCTATTGAAAAACAAATGAATAGACTTGGCACGACTATTTATGAATTGCGTGATTTAACTTGTGATATCGATGATAATATCATCGTGCCAATGAGCGTTATGAATGATACGCGTCGCGTATTAGTTGAAAAATTGATGAATTTACGTCTTAAAGCATATGAAAGACCACAGTCAGTTGTCATGGACAATAAATTATGGCAACAGGATTTTAAACAGAATAATAATGAAATTGTACAACTAAAACTAGTCGTAGCTGTGGATACTTTGGCAAAAGTGCAGACTGCTGTAAAAAATGGCGCTGATATCGTATTATTCGGTGGCGATTCTTATCAACATGAATTTATTACACCAGATATGTATAGACAAGCAGAGCAAATTTGTCATGAAAATAACTGCAAAATAGCATTTGGAACGCCACGCATCATGCGAGATAATGAACAGACAGCATTTACTAAATGGCTGGAAAATATAAAAGATTTATCAGTCGATGCTATTTATGCTCATTCTTTAGCACAAATGTATTTAATTCGCAAAGTGAGCGATGTTCCAGTATATGCCGATTATTCCTTTAATACGTATAATGATGCTACTATTTCATTTTTAGCAAATTATGGTATCCAAGGTGCTACCGTTTCGCCTGAACTTAATTTTAAACAAATAAAAACATTATCAAAAGCTTCCGTGCTTCCACTTGAATGTATCGTTCATGGAAATATGGAATTGATGGTTTCTGAATACTGCGTTTTAGGTAGTTTCTTGGGCAACTTAGATAAAGGAACTTGCACAAAACCATGTGAAAAAAATAGATATTGGCTCTGTGACCGCAAAAATGAAAAATTCCCGATTGTCACTGACCAATTCTGCCATATGCACCTTTTAAACGCGAAAAAACTCAATATGCTGGCACATTTACCAGAATTTAAAGAAAGTGGCATAAATCGTGTGCGCATAGACGGTCGTTACATGGGTGATAAAGAATTAGCTACATTTACAAAATTGTATAAAGAAGTCTTAATCGAAGGCAAAAATCATATAGCACTCATGCCAGAAAATATCACAAAATATGAAGTAGATATCACTAGAGGTCATTATTTCCGCGGAGTAGAATAA
- a CDS encoding endonuclease MutS2, whose product MNQSVLKTLEYPKIISMLRDMATSAMGKEMAEKLLPSNDFDEVSERISQTEEACNILVNAEPPFGGIHDIRSLLKKTKLGIVIEVASLLDVLNTMYAMRNLKKFFKELEMDSPQFKQWAKNIEILGQLEREIDNIVDEHGSMRDSASVELMRIRREMKSSQRRIKTSIDSILKNPDYQKYFQDNIVTIRDDRYVIPIKQEYRQHFAGVVHDQSSSGSTLFIEPMAIVDLNNDIKQLAIDEKREIERILAVISEKIGKQAEILLSNCEIMAQIDFAFAKAKLARKMHATKPELNDEGIIKLFKARHPLLDRNKVVPIDIKIGEGYRTLLITGPNTGGKTVSMKTLGLLVLMTQAGCFIPVQSGSEISIYQNVYADIGDEQSIEQSLSTFSAHMTNIVYILNNIEREDLLLIDEVGSGTDPEEGAALAMAILERLMQIGATVMATTHYNELKTFAYSTEGIENASVEFDIKTLRPTYRLLIGIPGASNAFSISRRLGLSDSLIIRAQQLIKADHAQFENVLNTLESEKLLYEQKNADIAERQQRIEKLEKQLADMKQEMARKKEQTLRKTKEQCATLLRRTRRESEEIIKELKAQFNDFGSKKRQEVIDEARHKLSRRLDKVNQPGDDPNKPGEAVDIKTIVVGDIIYVNKLRQKGTVIEINGKDLTVQLGSLKMNVKAKDCSFVSHAVKVKEKPGKKAGGFSMIAKVSQISPEVDIRGMMVDEAIDVVSKYLDDAVIAGLSRVLIIHGKGTGALRKGIQEYLKHHRNVLSYTLGDMDEGGSGVTAVKLK is encoded by the coding sequence ATGAATCAATCTGTATTAAAAACTTTGGAATATCCTAAAATCATTTCTATGCTTAGAGATATGGCAACTTCTGCTATGGGTAAAGAAATGGCAGAAAAACTCTTGCCTAGCAATGATTTTGATGAAGTCAGTGAAAGAATTAGTCAGACAGAAGAAGCATGTAATATCTTAGTAAATGCAGAACCACCGTTTGGCGGTATACATGACATTCGTTCACTGCTGAAAAAAACTAAATTAGGCATAGTCATTGAAGTCGCATCTTTGCTCGATGTTTTAAATACAATGTACGCTATGCGTAATTTAAAGAAATTTTTCAAGGAATTAGAAATGGATAGCCCACAATTTAAGCAATGGGCGAAAAATATTGAGATTTTAGGTCAATTAGAACGAGAAATCGATAATATTGTTGATGAACATGGTTCAATGCGCGATAGTGCTAGTGTGGAACTCATGCGTATTAGACGAGAAATGAAATCTTCACAACGTCGCATCAAAACAAGCATTGATTCCATTTTAAAAAATCCTGATTACCAAAAGTATTTTCAAGATAATATTGTAACAATTCGAGATGACAGATATGTAATTCCAATAAAACAGGAATATCGCCAGCACTTCGCCGGCGTTGTTCATGACCAATCTTCTAGCGGTTCAACTTTATTCATCGAACCTATGGCAATTGTCGATTTAAACAATGATATAAAACAATTAGCTATTGATGAAAAACGAGAAATTGAACGTATTTTGGCAGTCATATCGGAAAAAATCGGCAAACAAGCAGAAATTTTGCTATCAAACTGCGAAATCATGGCACAGATTGATTTTGCTTTTGCTAAAGCTAAGTTAGCTCGCAAGATGCATGCGACTAAACCGGAATTAAATGATGAAGGCATTATAAAATTATTTAAAGCGCGTCATCCATTGCTTGATAGAAATAAAGTCGTGCCAATCGATATCAAAATCGGCGAAGGATATCGCACTTTACTCATAACTGGGCCTAATACTGGTGGTAAAACTGTCAGCATGAAAACTTTGGGACTTCTCGTATTGATGACTCAAGCTGGTTGCTTTATTCCTGTGCAATCTGGCTCAGAAATTTCTATTTATCAAAATGTTTATGCTGATATCGGTGATGAACAGAGCATTGAGCAGAGTTTGAGTACATTTTCTGCGCATATGACAAATATCGTTTATATTTTAAACAATATTGAACGTGAAGATTTATTATTAATCGATGAAGTAGGCTCTGGTACAGACCCAGAAGAAGGTGCAGCGCTTGCTATGGCTATCTTAGAACGCCTGATGCAAATCGGTGCAACTGTCATGGCTACGACACATTATAATGAATTAAAAACATTTGCCTACTCTACAGAAGGCATTGAAAACGCCAGTGTGGAATTTGATATAAAAACATTGCGCCCTACGTATCGCTTATTAATCGGCATCCCTGGCGCTAGTAATGCTTTTTCTATTAGCCGTCGTTTAGGTTTATCTGATTCTTTGATTATTCGCGCTCAGCAACTCATAAAAGCTGACCACGCTCAATTTGAAAATGTATTAAACACATTAGAGAGCGAAAAACTTTTATACGAACAAAAAAATGCTGATATTGCAGAACGTCAACAGCGCATTGAAAAATTAGAAAAACAATTAGCTGATATGAAGCAAGAAATGGCACGAAAAAAAGAACAGACTTTGCGCAAGACGAAAGAACAATGTGCTACACTGTTGCGTCGTACTCGTCGCGAATCGGAAGAAATCATCAAAGAATTAAAAGCACAATTCAATGATTTCGGCAGTAAGAAACGTCAAGAAGTAATCGATGAAGCGCGCCATAAACTCAGCCGTCGTTTAGATAAAGTAAATCAACCAGGCGATGACCCAAATAAACCAGGCGAAGCTGTCGATATTAAAACCATAGTTGTGGGCGACATTATTTACGTAAATAAATTGCGCCAAAAAGGTACAGTAATTGAGATAAATGGCAAAGACCTCACAGTGCAATTAGGCAGTTTAAAAATGAATGTAAAAGCAAAAGATTGTTCTTTTGTTTCTCATGCTGTAAAAGTAAAGGAAAAACCAGGCAAAAAAGCTGGTGGATTTAGTATGATTGCTAAAGTCAGTCAAATCAGTCCGGAAGTTGATATCCGTGGTATGATGGTCGATGAAGCAATCGATGTAGTTAGCAAATATTTAGATGATGCTGTCATCGCTGGACTTTCTCGTGTACTTATCATTCATGGTAAAGGAACGGGTGCACTTAGAAAAGGTATTCAAGAATATTTAAAACATCATCGCAATGTATTAAGTTATACTTTAGGTGATATGGATGAAGGTGGCAGTGGTGTAACTGCTGTGAAATTAAAATAG
- a CDS encoding transglycosylase domain-containing protein, with product MDKEPHNGKRHTNPAKQPKKNSSFSLKKILLFMISLIIVVFLGVGCGLVAIGMSGDKDVSDIHPPASSQIFDMNGNLITNIHATENRTLVSLDKIPKNLQNAFIAVEDNRFYEHNGVDPRGILRALYSNVVSGEVAQGGSTITQQLAKNAFLSQDRTITRKIQEFFIALRLEQQYTKDEILEMYLNQIYFGRGAYGVQAAAQTYFGKDVDQLNLSECAMLAGIPRSPNYYSPLNNLSAAMERRSEVLDQMVKYDYITPDMAVKTKREQLQLVNPKEEEQNNTASYFIDYVTQEMIDKFGADAVYKEGLKIYVSIDMNMQKAAEQSINTLLPTYYDDANGLKQPQGALIAIDPTTGYIKAMVGGRGTDQFNRATMAVRQPGSSFKPFTFATALEANMTPDTTIEDKPFKLGDWQPQNYNRTFSGTVTMRQTAINSLNVPTVRLAEKVSIDKVLATAQNLGISTLVMNSAPGEPNDKNLAASIGGLTQGVTVLDMAGAYSAFANHGIYTKPVAVVKVIDRKGKVIYENKPETKQVLSERTATLLTSMLQDVIARGTGTGAKINCPAAGKTGTTDDYQDAWFAGYTPNLVTVVWMGCDDNAQMPGVTGGTIPAKIWQNFMNAALQNVPAKNFDGSDTSISNPVTSVESEKETTTRERRSSRDRDNTPRRDEQHQDGINEQHRRPVNEATPDEQEPAPEVGLSYEQEAIEPERQNIPAPSIQQGKGLN from the coding sequence ATGGACAAAGAGCCGCATAATGGTAAACGGCATACTAATCCCGCTAAACAACCGAAAAAAAATAGTTCTTTTAGCCTAAAAAAAATATTATTATTTATGATATCATTAATAATTGTAGTTTTTTTAGGGGTAGGATGTGGATTAGTAGCCATTGGCATGAGTGGAGATAAAGATGTTTCAGATATACATCCTCCAGCCTCTTCACAAATTTTTGATATGAATGGCAACCTTATTACGAATATTCATGCTACAGAAAATCGTACTTTGGTTTCATTGGATAAAATTCCTAAAAATCTACAAAATGCGTTTATTGCTGTTGAAGATAATCGTTTCTATGAACATAATGGCGTTGACCCACGAGGTATTTTACGTGCATTGTATTCAAATGTTGTCAGTGGTGAAGTTGCCCAAGGTGGTAGTACTATCACTCAACAATTAGCTAAAAATGCTTTCTTATCACAAGATAGAACGATAACGCGCAAGATACAAGAATTCTTTATTGCTCTTCGCTTAGAACAACAATATACAAAAGATGAAATTTTAGAGATGTATCTCAATCAAATTTATTTTGGTAGAGGTGCATATGGTGTTCAAGCAGCAGCACAGACTTATTTTGGCAAAGATGTAGACCAATTGAATTTATCAGAATGTGCTATGCTTGCGGGCATTCCACGTAGCCCAAATTATTATTCACCACTTAATAATTTAAGTGCTGCTATGGAGCGTCGCAGTGAAGTACTTGACCAAATGGTTAAATACGATTATATAACGCCAGATATGGCTGTTAAAACTAAAAGAGAGCAGCTTCAATTAGTAAATCCAAAAGAAGAAGAACAGAATAATACTGCTTCATATTTTATCGATTATGTAACACAGGAAATGATTGATAAATTTGGAGCTGATGCCGTCTACAAAGAAGGCTTAAAAATTTATGTGTCAATTGATATGAATATGCAAAAAGCAGCTGAACAATCCATAAATACATTGCTTCCAACATATTATGATGATGCTAATGGATTAAAACAGCCACAAGGTGCATTAATAGCAATTGACCCTACTACAGGCTATATTAAAGCTATGGTTGGTGGTCGTGGTACAGACCAATTCAATCGCGCGACAATGGCAGTACGTCAGCCAGGTTCATCATTTAAACCATTCACTTTTGCAACTGCCTTAGAAGCTAATATGACACCAGATACGACTATAGAAGATAAGCCGTTTAAATTAGGTGATTGGCAACCACAAAACTATAATCGTACTTTTAGCGGTACAGTTACAATGCGTCAAACGGCAATTAATTCGCTCAATGTACCAACTGTACGTTTAGCTGAAAAAGTTTCAATTGATAAAGTTTTGGCGACAGCACAAAATTTAGGTATTTCAACTTTAGTTATGAATTCTGCTCCAGGAGAGCCAAATGATAAGAATTTAGCTGCTTCTATTGGTGGTTTAACTCAAGGTGTAACAGTTCTTGATATGGCTGGCGCTTATAGTGCATTTGCCAATCATGGTATTTATACTAAACCAGTTGCTGTTGTAAAAGTTATTGACCGCAAAGGTAAAGTCATTTATGAAAATAAACCAGAAACTAAGCAAGTTCTTTCTGAACGAACAGCGACACTTTTAACAAGTATGTTGCAAGATGTTATAGCAAGAGGCACTGGTACTGGTGCTAAGATAAATTGTCCAGCAGCTGGAAAAACAGGTACAACGGATGATTATCAAGATGCTTGGTTTGCAGGTTATACACCAAATCTCGTAACTGTTGTTTGGATGGGCTGTGATGATAATGCTCAAATGCCAGGTGTTACAGGCGGAACTATTCCAGCTAAAATTTGGCAAAATTTCATGAATGCAGCACTTCAAAATGTTCCAGCTAAGAATTTTGATGGCTCGGATACATCTATTAGTAATCCAGTAACGAGTGTAGAGTCAGAAAAAGAAACAACTACTAGAGAACGCCGTTCATCAAGAGATAGAGACAATACTCCAAGACGAGATGAACAGCATCAAGATGGCATCAATGAACAACATCGCCGTCCAGTAAATGAAGCTACTCCAGATGAGCAAGAACCTGCTCCAGAAGTAGGACTATCATATGAACAAGAGGCTATTGAGCCTGAAAGACAAAATATTCCTGCCCCTAGTATTCAACAGGGAAAAGGTTTAAATTGA
- the tyrS gene encoding tyrosine--tRNA ligase — MSVFDTLKERGYLAQVTHEEELKKALENEHVTFYMGFDPTADSLHVGHFLALMAMSHMQKAGHRPICLVGGGTGTVGDPSGRTDMRKMLTDEDIEHNCNCFKKQMERFIDFSEGKALIINNGEWLRKLNYIELLRDIGPHFSVNRMLAAECYKQRLERGLTFLEFNYMIMQAYDFMELNRRFGCVLELGGDDQWSNIIAGVELIRRKEAKPAYGMTFNLLTNSEGKKMGKTAKGALWLDPKKTSPYDFYQYWRNVSDGDVEKCLALLTFLPMDEVHRLGSLRDQQINEAKKVLAFEVTKLVHGEEEALKAQAAAQALFGGQGNLENAPTVLIKPEDIGKKLLDVLVEAKVFESKGAGRRLIAQNGVSIGDDKWTDVERVITAEDIEGDGMLVRKGKKKFYRLIKA; from the coding sequence GTGAGTGTATTTGATACCCTTAAAGAACGCGGTTACTTAGCACAAGTAACACATGAAGAAGAATTAAAAAAAGCTTTAGAAAACGAACACGTAACATTTTATATGGGTTTTGACCCAACAGCGGACAGTTTACATGTAGGCCATTTTCTCGCTTTAATGGCAATGTCACATATGCAAAAAGCTGGACATCGTCCAATCTGCCTCGTTGGTGGCGGTACTGGTACAGTTGGTGACCCTTCTGGCCGTACAGATATGAGAAAAATGCTTACTGATGAAGATATTGAACATAATTGCAACTGTTTCAAAAAACAGATGGAACGTTTCATCGATTTTTCTGAAGGTAAAGCTTTAATAATCAATAATGGTGAATGGCTCCGCAAATTAAATTATATTGAACTTTTGCGTGATATCGGTCCTCATTTTTCTGTAAACCGCATGCTTGCTGCTGAATGCTACAAACAGCGCTTAGAAAGAGGTTTGACTTTCCTCGAATTCAATTATATGATTATGCAGGCTTATGACTTTATGGAATTAAATCGCCGTTTTGGTTGCGTATTGGAACTCGGTGGAGATGACCAATGGTCAAATATCATCGCTGGTGTAGAACTCATTCGTCGTAAAGAAGCAAAACCTGCTTATGGTATGACATTTAATTTGCTGACTAATAGTGAAGGCAAAAAAATGGGTAAAACAGCTAAAGGTGCATTATGGCTTGACCCGAAAAAAACTTCTCCATATGATTTCTATCAATATTGGCGCAATGTATCTGATGGTGATGTTGAAAAATGCTTAGCACTTTTGACATTCTTACCAATGGATGAAGTTCATCGTTTAGGTTCACTTCGCGACCAGCAAATTAATGAAGCTAAAAAAGTTCTCGCTTTCGAAGTTACAAAACTCGTTCATGGTGAAGAAGAAGCTCTCAAAGCTCAAGCTGCAGCGCAAGCACTTTTCGGCGGACAAGGTAATTTAGAAAATGCGCCAACAGTCCTTATCAAACCAGAAGATATTGGTAAAAAATTGCTTGATGTTCTTGTTGAAGCTAAAGTATTTGAATCAAAAGGTGCAGGTCGCCGTTTAATCGCTCAAAATGGTGTATCCATTGGCGATGATAAATGGACTGATGTTGAAAGAGTTATCACAGCCGAAGATATCGAAGGCGATGGTATGCTCGTTCGCAAAGGCAAGAAAAAATTCTATCGTTTAATTAAAGCTTAA
- the dapF gene encoding diaminopimelate epimerase codes for MKYDYYKYHALGNDYIIIDPNNVNFKLNKDLIKLICHRNYGIGSDGILFGPIFNDKNEIYFKIFNPDGSEAEKSGNGIREFAKYLFDEKYINEKSFKLHTLGGPVNIEYLDNNANLIKVDMGKVTFDSKLIPTKFSTKEAINCPLEINNNIYNVSCVSIGNPHCVILMDEISSQIAQSLGPMIENNKMFPNKINVQFLQILDKNNIKIEIWERGAGYTLASGTSSCATASVAYKLGLTTNDINVHMPGGNINIHINNDWSVNLIGNVTSVAYGNFSKEFFLQKINL; via the coding sequence ATGAAATATGATTATTATAAATACCATGCATTAGGAAATGACTACATTATAATAGATCCAAACAATGTAAATTTTAAATTAAATAAAGATTTGATAAAACTTATTTGTCATAGAAATTATGGTATAGGTTCTGATGGCATATTATTTGGACCTATATTCAACGATAAAAATGAAATTTATTTTAAAATATTTAATCCAGACGGTAGTGAAGCTGAAAAAAGTGGAAACGGAATAAGAGAATTTGCTAAATATTTATTTGATGAAAAATATATAAATGAAAAATCTTTTAAATTACATACTTTAGGAGGCCCTGTAAATATAGAATATTTAGATAATAATGCAAATCTTATAAAAGTAGATATGGGAAAAGTTACTTTTGATAGTAAATTAATTCCTACTAAATTTTCTACAAAAGAAGCTATTAATTGTCCACTAGAAATCAATAATAATATTTACAATGTATCTTGTGTTTCTATAGGAAATCCTCATTGTGTTATTTTAATGGATGAAATTTCTAGTCAAATAGCACAATCTTTAGGACCTATGATTGAGAATAATAAAATGTTTCCTAATAAAATTAATGTACAATTTCTGCAAATACTCGACAAAAATAATATTAAAATAGAAATTTGGGAACGTGGTGCAGGATATACTTTAGCCTCAGGAACAAGTAGTTGTGCTACTGCTTCTGTTGCTTATAAATTAGGATTAACAACTAATGATATAAATGTTCATATGCCTGGTGGTAACATTAATATTCATATAAATAATGATTGGAGTGTAAATTTAATAGGCAATGTAACAAGTGTAGCATATGGTAATTTTTCTAAAGAATTTTTCTTACAAAAAATTAATTTGTAA
- the sigH gene encoding RNA polymerase sporulation sigma factor SigH: MVMENSKDLEAKINHLEQMSDEEIVAQIKEKHDDVALDFLIKKYRNLVRVKARAYFLIGADREDIIQEGMIGLYKGVRDFRNDKQSSFRAFAEMCITRQIITAVKTATRQKHIPLNSYVSLNKPIYDEESDRTLLDVISGSVVIDPEEMMIHREEFLDIEDKMEKLLSDLEWKVLMAYLDGKSYQEIAVELHRHVKSIDNALQRVKRKLEKYVDGHGNIDIKGSMSDFGSVGKYLRDLY, encoded by the coding sequence ATGGTAATGGAAAATAGTAAAGATTTAGAAGCTAAGATTAATCATTTAGAACAGATGTCTGATGAAGAAATTGTTGCACAAATCAAAGAAAAGCACGATGATGTCGCACTGGATTTTTTAATAAAAAAATATCGCAATTTAGTCCGAGTTAAAGCACGTGCTTATTTCTTAATCGGTGCGGACCGAGAAGATATCATTCAAGAAGGGATGATTGGTTTATACAAAGGCGTTCGCGATTTTCGTAATGATAAGCAGTCTTCGTTTAGAGCTTTTGCTGAAATGTGTATAACGAGACAAATTATTACGGCAGTGAAAACGGCTACAAGACAAAAACACATACCACTCAATTCGTATGTATCATTAAATAAACCAATTTATGATGAAGAATCAGACAGAACGCTATTAGATGTAATCTCAGGTTCTGTAGTGATTGACCCAGAAGAAATGATGATACATAGGGAAGAGTTTTTAGACATTGAAGATAAAATGGAAAAACTTTTGAGTGATTTGGAATGGAAAGTTTTGATGGCTTATCTTGATGGTAAATCGTATCAAGAAATTGCAGTAGAACTTCATCGTCATGTAAAATCCATAGATAATGCACTGCAACGTGTAAAACGCAAATTAGAAAAATATGTAGATGGACATGGCAATATAGATATCAAAGGAAGTATGAGTGATTTCGGCTCGGTAGGAAAGTATTTAAGAGATTTATATTAA
- a CDS encoding Maf family protein: MLILASASPRRSELLKQIDCKFVCRPTDCAEISPLQENNPEELVKQNAILKATAAVIAENKDEVILGADTIVAYYGQIYGKPKDDDEAYFMLKNLSGHTHQVYTGIALVCGEKIYYDVAVTDVTMKELTDAEIHSYIKSGEPHGKAGAYAIQGLASVFIKKINGCYFNVVGLPLSCLYDLAKKADVKL, encoded by the coding sequence ATGTTAATTTTAGCTTCCGCTTCGCCACGTCGTAGTGAACTCTTGAAACAAATTGATTGTAAATTTGTTTGTCGTCCTACAGATTGTGCAGAAATTTCTCCATTACAAGAAAATAATCCTGAAGAACTTGTAAAACAGAATGCTATTTTAAAAGCAACAGCAGCTGTTATTGCTGAAAATAAAGATGAAGTCATTTTAGGAGCTGATACTATAGTCGCTTATTACGGTCAAATTTATGGTAAGCCAAAAGATGATGATGAAGCTTATTTTATGTTAAAAAATTTATCTGGCCATACTCATCAAGTTTATACAGGTATAGCTCTTGTATGTGGTGAAAAAATCTATTATGATGTAGCTGTGACAGATGTTACTATGAAAGAATTAACCGATGCGGAAATACATTCATATATAAAATCTGGCGAACCGCATGGCAAAGCTGGTGCATATGCTATTCAAGGTCTTGCTAGTGTATTTATAAAAAAAATAAATGGTTGTTATTTTAATGTAGTTGGCTTACCACTTAGTTGCTTATATGATTTAGCTAAGAAAGCTGATGTAAAACTATGA